From a single Buteo buteo chromosome 14, bButBut1.hap1.1, whole genome shotgun sequence genomic region:
- the ZIC2 gene encoding zinc finger protein ZIC 2 isoform X2 codes for MLLDAGPQFPALGVGTFARHHHSAAAEMQDRELSLAAQNSFVDSAAAAAHMGAFKLNAGAHDLSPGQSSAFTSQAPGYPAAALGPHAAHVGSYSGAPFNSTRDFLFRSRGFGDSSPAGGQHGIFGPAAGSLHHPHTDAQSHLLFPGIHDQHGPHASQNVLNGQMRLGLPGEVFARSDQYRQVSSPRTDPYSAAQLHNQYGPMNMNMGMNMAAHHHHHPGAFFRYMRQQCIKQELICKWIDPEQLNNPKKSCNKTFSTMHELVTHVSVEHVGGPEQSNHVCYWEECPREGKPFKAKYKLVNHIRVHTGEKPFPCPFPGCGKVFARSENLKIHKRTHTGEKPFQCEFEGCDRRFANSSDRKKHMHVHTSDKPYLCKMCDKSYTHPSSLRKHMKVHESSPQGSESSPAASSGYESSTPPGLVSPSAESQTTSNLSPAAAAAAAAAAAAAAAVGLSSNFNEWYV; via the exons ATGCTGCTGGACGCCGGCCCGCAGTTCCCGGCCCTCGGCGTGGGCACCTTCGCCCGGCACCATCACTCGGCCGCGGCGGAGATGCAGGACCGGGAGCTGAGCTTGGCGGCGCAGAACAGCTTCGTGGactcggcggcggcggcggctcacATGGGCGCCTTCAAGCTCAACGCCGGAGCCCACGACCTCTCGCCCGGGCAGAGCTCGGCGTTCacctcgcaggcgcccggctaccccgccgccgccctggGGCCCCACGCCGCCCACGTCGGCTCCTACTCCGGGGCGCCTTTCAACTCCACCCGGGACTTCTTGTTTCGCAGCCGCGGCTTCGGGGATTCCTCGCCGGCCGGCGGGCAGCACGGCATCTTCGGCCCTGCGGCCGGCAGCCTGCACCACCCGCACACGGACGCTCAGAGCCACCTCCTCTTCCCGGGCATCCACGACCAGCACGGCCCCCACGCCTCCCAAAACGTCCTCAACGGGCAGATGCGCCTGGGCTTGCCGGGGGAGGTGTTCGCCCGGTCGGATCAGTACCGCCAGGTCTCCAGCCCCAGGACTGACCCTTACTCGGCGGCTCAGCTGCACAACCAGTACGGCCCCATGAATATGAATATGGGCATGAACATGGcagcccaccaccaccaccacccaggtGCCTTTTTCCGCTACATGCGGCAGCAGTGCATCAAGCAAGAGCTCATCTGCAAGTGGATCGACCCCGAGCAgctgaacaaccccaaaaaAAGTTGCAATAAAACTTTCAGCACCATGCACGAGTTGGTCACCCACGTCTCGGTGGAGCACGTTGGGGGACCCGAGCAGAGCAACCATGTCTGCTACTGGGAGGAGTGTCCCCGCGAAGGCAAGCCCTTCAAAGCGAAATACAAACTGGTCAATCATATCCGAGTGCACACGGGAGAGaagcccttcccctgccccttccccggCTGCGGAAAAGTTTTCGCCAGATCGGAAAACCTCAAAATTCACAAAAGGACGCACACAG GGGAGAAACCCTTCCAGTGCGAGTTCGAAGGCTGCGACCGGCGCTTCGCCAACAGCAGCGACCGCAAGAAGCACATGCACGTCCACACCTCGGACAAGCCCTACCTGTGCAAGATGTGCGACAAGTCCTACACCCACCCCAGCTCCCTGAGGAAGCACATGAAG GTCCACGAGTCGTCCCCGCAAGGCTCCGAGTCCTCCCCGGCCGCCAGCTCCGGCTACGAATCCTCCACCCCCCCGGGGCTGGTGTCCCCCAGCGCCGAGTCGCAGACCACCAGCAACCtctccccggcggcggcggcggcggcggcggcggcggcggcagcggcggcggccgt CGGCCTCTCCTCCAACTTCAACGAGTGGTACGTGTAG
- the ZIC2 gene encoding zinc finger protein ZIC 2 isoform X4, giving the protein MLLDAGPQFPALGVGTFARHHHSAAAEMQDRELSLAAQNSFVDSAAAAAHMGAFKLNAGAHDLSPGQSSAFTSQAPGYPAAALGPHAAHVGSYSGAPFNSTRDFLFRSRGFGDSSPAGGQHGIFGPAAGSLHHPHTDAQSHLLFPGIHDQHGPHASQNVLNGQMRLGLPGEVFARSDQYRQVSSPRTDPYSAAQLHNQYGPMNMNMGMNMAAHHHHHPGAFFRYMRQQCIKQELICKWIDPEQLNNPKKSCNKTFSTMHELVTHVSVEHVGGPEQSNHVCYWEECPREGKPFKAKYKLVNHIRVHTGEKPFPCPFPGCGKVFARSENLKIHKRTHTGEKPFQCEFEGCDRRFANSSDRKKHMHVHTSDKPYLCKMCDKSYTHPSSLRKHMKVHESSPQGSESSPAASSGYESSTPPGLVSPSAESQTTSNLSPAAAAAAAAAGHSGLSSNFNEWYV; this is encoded by the exons ATGCTGCTGGACGCCGGCCCGCAGTTCCCGGCCCTCGGCGTGGGCACCTTCGCCCGGCACCATCACTCGGCCGCGGCGGAGATGCAGGACCGGGAGCTGAGCTTGGCGGCGCAGAACAGCTTCGTGGactcggcggcggcggcggctcacATGGGCGCCTTCAAGCTCAACGCCGGAGCCCACGACCTCTCGCCCGGGCAGAGCTCGGCGTTCacctcgcaggcgcccggctaccccgccgccgccctggGGCCCCACGCCGCCCACGTCGGCTCCTACTCCGGGGCGCCTTTCAACTCCACCCGGGACTTCTTGTTTCGCAGCCGCGGCTTCGGGGATTCCTCGCCGGCCGGCGGGCAGCACGGCATCTTCGGCCCTGCGGCCGGCAGCCTGCACCACCCGCACACGGACGCTCAGAGCCACCTCCTCTTCCCGGGCATCCACGACCAGCACGGCCCCCACGCCTCCCAAAACGTCCTCAACGGGCAGATGCGCCTGGGCTTGCCGGGGGAGGTGTTCGCCCGGTCGGATCAGTACCGCCAGGTCTCCAGCCCCAGGACTGACCCTTACTCGGCGGCTCAGCTGCACAACCAGTACGGCCCCATGAATATGAATATGGGCATGAACATGGcagcccaccaccaccaccacccaggtGCCTTTTTCCGCTACATGCGGCAGCAGTGCATCAAGCAAGAGCTCATCTGCAAGTGGATCGACCCCGAGCAgctgaacaaccccaaaaaAAGTTGCAATAAAACTTTCAGCACCATGCACGAGTTGGTCACCCACGTCTCGGTGGAGCACGTTGGGGGACCCGAGCAGAGCAACCATGTCTGCTACTGGGAGGAGTGTCCCCGCGAAGGCAAGCCCTTCAAAGCGAAATACAAACTGGTCAATCATATCCGAGTGCACACGGGAGAGaagcccttcccctgccccttccccggCTGCGGAAAAGTTTTCGCCAGATCGGAAAACCTCAAAATTCACAAAAGGACGCACACAG GGGAGAAACCCTTCCAGTGCGAGTTCGAAGGCTGCGACCGGCGCTTCGCCAACAGCAGCGACCGCAAGAAGCACATGCACGTCCACACCTCGGACAAGCCCTACCTGTGCAAGATGTGCGACAAGTCCTACACCCACCCCAGCTCCCTGAGGAAGCACATGAAG GTCCACGAGTCGTCCCCGCAAGGCTCCGAGTCCTCCCCGGCCGCCAGCTCCGGCTACGAATCCTCCACCCCCCCGGGGCTGGTGTCCCCCAGCGCCGAGTCGCAGACCACCAGCAACCtctccccggcggcggcggcggcggcggcggcggc cggccacaGCGGCCTCTCCTCCAACTTCAACGAGTGGTACGTGTAG
- the ZIC2 gene encoding zinc finger protein ZIC 2 isoform X5: MLLDAGPQFPALGVGTFARHHHSAAAEMQDRELSLAAQNSFVDSAAAAAHMGAFKLNAGAHDLSPGQSSAFTSQAPGYPAAALGPHAAHVGSYSGAPFNSTRDFLFRSRGFGDSSPAGGQHGIFGPAAGSLHHPHTDAQSHLLFPGIHDQHGPHASQNVLNGQMRLGLPGEVFARSDQYRQVSSPRTDPYSAAQLHNQYGPMNMNMGMNMAAHHHHHPGAFFRYMRQQCIKQELICKWIDPEQLNNPKKSCNKTFSTMHELVTHVSVEHVGGPEQSNHVCYWEECPREGKPFKAKYKLVNHIRVHTGEKPFPCPFPGCGKVFARSENLKIHKRTHTGEKPFQCEFEGCDRRFANSSDRKKHMHVHTSDKPYLCKMCDKSYTHPSSLRKHMKVHESSPQGSESSPAASSGYESSTPPGLVSPSAESQTTSNLSPAAAAAAAGGHSGLSSNFNEWYV, encoded by the exons ATGCTGCTGGACGCCGGCCCGCAGTTCCCGGCCCTCGGCGTGGGCACCTTCGCCCGGCACCATCACTCGGCCGCGGCGGAGATGCAGGACCGGGAGCTGAGCTTGGCGGCGCAGAACAGCTTCGTGGactcggcggcggcggcggctcacATGGGCGCCTTCAAGCTCAACGCCGGAGCCCACGACCTCTCGCCCGGGCAGAGCTCGGCGTTCacctcgcaggcgcccggctaccccgccgccgccctggGGCCCCACGCCGCCCACGTCGGCTCCTACTCCGGGGCGCCTTTCAACTCCACCCGGGACTTCTTGTTTCGCAGCCGCGGCTTCGGGGATTCCTCGCCGGCCGGCGGGCAGCACGGCATCTTCGGCCCTGCGGCCGGCAGCCTGCACCACCCGCACACGGACGCTCAGAGCCACCTCCTCTTCCCGGGCATCCACGACCAGCACGGCCCCCACGCCTCCCAAAACGTCCTCAACGGGCAGATGCGCCTGGGCTTGCCGGGGGAGGTGTTCGCCCGGTCGGATCAGTACCGCCAGGTCTCCAGCCCCAGGACTGACCCTTACTCGGCGGCTCAGCTGCACAACCAGTACGGCCCCATGAATATGAATATGGGCATGAACATGGcagcccaccaccaccaccacccaggtGCCTTTTTCCGCTACATGCGGCAGCAGTGCATCAAGCAAGAGCTCATCTGCAAGTGGATCGACCCCGAGCAgctgaacaaccccaaaaaAAGTTGCAATAAAACTTTCAGCACCATGCACGAGTTGGTCACCCACGTCTCGGTGGAGCACGTTGGGGGACCCGAGCAGAGCAACCATGTCTGCTACTGGGAGGAGTGTCCCCGCGAAGGCAAGCCCTTCAAAGCGAAATACAAACTGGTCAATCATATCCGAGTGCACACGGGAGAGaagcccttcccctgccccttccccggCTGCGGAAAAGTTTTCGCCAGATCGGAAAACCTCAAAATTCACAAAAGGACGCACACAG GGGAGAAACCCTTCCAGTGCGAGTTCGAAGGCTGCGACCGGCGCTTCGCCAACAGCAGCGACCGCAAGAAGCACATGCACGTCCACACCTCGGACAAGCCCTACCTGTGCAAGATGTGCGACAAGTCCTACACCCACCCCAGCTCCCTGAGGAAGCACATGAAG GTCCACGAGTCGTCCCCGCAAGGCTCCGAGTCCTCCCCGGCCGCCAGCTCCGGCTACGAATCCTCCACCCCCCCGGGGCTGGTGTCCCCCAGCGCCGAGTCGCAGACCACCAGCAACCtctccccggcggcggcggcggcggcggc cggcggccacaGCGGCCTCTCCTCCAACTTCAACGAGTGGTACGTGTAG
- the ZIC2 gene encoding zinc finger protein ZIC 2 isoform X3: MLLDAGPQFPALGVGTFARHHHSAAAEMQDRELSLAAQNSFVDSAAAAAHMGAFKLNAGAHDLSPGQSSAFTSQAPGYPAAALGPHAAHVGSYSGAPFNSTRDFLFRSRGFGDSSPAGGQHGIFGPAAGSLHHPHTDAQSHLLFPGIHDQHGPHASQNVLNGQMRLGLPGEVFARSDQYRQVSSPRTDPYSAAQLHNQYGPMNMNMGMNMAAHHHHHPGAFFRYMRQQCIKQELICKWIDPEQLNNPKKSCNKTFSTMHELVTHVSVEHVGGPEQSNHVCYWEECPREGKPFKAKYKLVNHIRVHTGEKPFPCPFPGCGKVFARSENLKIHKRTHTGEKPFQCEFEGCDRRFANSSDRKKHMHVHTSDKPYLCKMCDKSYTHPSSLRKHMKVHESSPQGSESSPAASSGYESSTPPGLVSPSAESQTTSNLSPAAAAAAAAAAHSGLSSNFNEWYV; encoded by the exons ATGCTGCTGGACGCCGGCCCGCAGTTCCCGGCCCTCGGCGTGGGCACCTTCGCCCGGCACCATCACTCGGCCGCGGCGGAGATGCAGGACCGGGAGCTGAGCTTGGCGGCGCAGAACAGCTTCGTGGactcggcggcggcggcggctcacATGGGCGCCTTCAAGCTCAACGCCGGAGCCCACGACCTCTCGCCCGGGCAGAGCTCGGCGTTCacctcgcaggcgcccggctaccccgccgccgccctggGGCCCCACGCCGCCCACGTCGGCTCCTACTCCGGGGCGCCTTTCAACTCCACCCGGGACTTCTTGTTTCGCAGCCGCGGCTTCGGGGATTCCTCGCCGGCCGGCGGGCAGCACGGCATCTTCGGCCCTGCGGCCGGCAGCCTGCACCACCCGCACACGGACGCTCAGAGCCACCTCCTCTTCCCGGGCATCCACGACCAGCACGGCCCCCACGCCTCCCAAAACGTCCTCAACGGGCAGATGCGCCTGGGCTTGCCGGGGGAGGTGTTCGCCCGGTCGGATCAGTACCGCCAGGTCTCCAGCCCCAGGACTGACCCTTACTCGGCGGCTCAGCTGCACAACCAGTACGGCCCCATGAATATGAATATGGGCATGAACATGGcagcccaccaccaccaccacccaggtGCCTTTTTCCGCTACATGCGGCAGCAGTGCATCAAGCAAGAGCTCATCTGCAAGTGGATCGACCCCGAGCAgctgaacaaccccaaaaaAAGTTGCAATAAAACTTTCAGCACCATGCACGAGTTGGTCACCCACGTCTCGGTGGAGCACGTTGGGGGACCCGAGCAGAGCAACCATGTCTGCTACTGGGAGGAGTGTCCCCGCGAAGGCAAGCCCTTCAAAGCGAAATACAAACTGGTCAATCATATCCGAGTGCACACGGGAGAGaagcccttcccctgccccttccccggCTGCGGAAAAGTTTTCGCCAGATCGGAAAACCTCAAAATTCACAAAAGGACGCACACAG GGGAGAAACCCTTCCAGTGCGAGTTCGAAGGCTGCGACCGGCGCTTCGCCAACAGCAGCGACCGCAAGAAGCACATGCACGTCCACACCTCGGACAAGCCCTACCTGTGCAAGATGTGCGACAAGTCCTACACCCACCCCAGCTCCCTGAGGAAGCACATGAAG GTCCACGAGTCGTCCCCGCAAGGCTCCGAGTCCTCCCCGGCCGCCAGCTCCGGCTACGAATCCTCCACCCCCCCGGGGCTGGTGTCCCCCAGCGCCGAGTCGCAGACCACCAGCAACCtctccccggcggcggcggcggcggcggcggcggcggc ccacaGCGGCCTCTCCTCCAACTTCAACGAGTGGTACGTGTAG
- the ZIC2 gene encoding zinc finger protein ZIC 2 isoform X1: MLLDAGPQFPALGVGTFARHHHSAAAEMQDRELSLAAQNSFVDSAAAAAHMGAFKLNAGAHDLSPGQSSAFTSQAPGYPAAALGPHAAHVGSYSGAPFNSTRDFLFRSRGFGDSSPAGGQHGIFGPAAGSLHHPHTDAQSHLLFPGIHDQHGPHASQNVLNGQMRLGLPGEVFARSDQYRQVSSPRTDPYSAAQLHNQYGPMNMNMGMNMAAHHHHHPGAFFRYMRQQCIKQELICKWIDPEQLNNPKKSCNKTFSTMHELVTHVSVEHVGGPEQSNHVCYWEECPREGKPFKAKYKLVNHIRVHTGEKPFPCPFPGCGKVFARSENLKIHKRTHTGEKPFQCEFEGCDRRFANSSDRKKHMHVHTSDKPYLCKMCDKSYTHPSSLRKHMKVHESSPQGSESSPAASSGYESSTPPGLVSPSAESQTTSNLSPAAAAAAAAAAAAAAAVSAVHRGGGGGGGGGGGGGGGGGGGSGGGGGHSGLSSNFNEWYV, encoded by the exons ATGCTGCTGGACGCCGGCCCGCAGTTCCCGGCCCTCGGCGTGGGCACCTTCGCCCGGCACCATCACTCGGCCGCGGCGGAGATGCAGGACCGGGAGCTGAGCTTGGCGGCGCAGAACAGCTTCGTGGactcggcggcggcggcggctcacATGGGCGCCTTCAAGCTCAACGCCGGAGCCCACGACCTCTCGCCCGGGCAGAGCTCGGCGTTCacctcgcaggcgcccggctaccccgccgccgccctggGGCCCCACGCCGCCCACGTCGGCTCCTACTCCGGGGCGCCTTTCAACTCCACCCGGGACTTCTTGTTTCGCAGCCGCGGCTTCGGGGATTCCTCGCCGGCCGGCGGGCAGCACGGCATCTTCGGCCCTGCGGCCGGCAGCCTGCACCACCCGCACACGGACGCTCAGAGCCACCTCCTCTTCCCGGGCATCCACGACCAGCACGGCCCCCACGCCTCCCAAAACGTCCTCAACGGGCAGATGCGCCTGGGCTTGCCGGGGGAGGTGTTCGCCCGGTCGGATCAGTACCGCCAGGTCTCCAGCCCCAGGACTGACCCTTACTCGGCGGCTCAGCTGCACAACCAGTACGGCCCCATGAATATGAATATGGGCATGAACATGGcagcccaccaccaccaccacccaggtGCCTTTTTCCGCTACATGCGGCAGCAGTGCATCAAGCAAGAGCTCATCTGCAAGTGGATCGACCCCGAGCAgctgaacaaccccaaaaaAAGTTGCAATAAAACTTTCAGCACCATGCACGAGTTGGTCACCCACGTCTCGGTGGAGCACGTTGGGGGACCCGAGCAGAGCAACCATGTCTGCTACTGGGAGGAGTGTCCCCGCGAAGGCAAGCCCTTCAAAGCGAAATACAAACTGGTCAATCATATCCGAGTGCACACGGGAGAGaagcccttcccctgccccttccccggCTGCGGAAAAGTTTTCGCCAGATCGGAAAACCTCAAAATTCACAAAAGGACGCACACAG GGGAGAAACCCTTCCAGTGCGAGTTCGAAGGCTGCGACCGGCGCTTCGCCAACAGCAGCGACCGCAAGAAGCACATGCACGTCCACACCTCGGACAAGCCCTACCTGTGCAAGATGTGCGACAAGTCCTACACCCACCCCAGCTCCCTGAGGAAGCACATGAAG GTCCACGAGTCGTCCCCGCAAGGCTCCGAGTCCTCCCCGGCCGCCAGCTCCGGCTACGAATCCTCCACCCCCCCGGGGCTGGTGTCCCCCAGCGCCGAGTCGCAGACCACCAGCAACCtctccccggcggcggcggcggcggcggcggcggcggcggcagcggcggcggccgtgTCCGCCGTGCaccggggcggcggcggaggcggcggcggaggcggcggaggcggcggcggcggcggcggcggcagcggcggcggcggcggccacaGCGGCCTCTCCTCCAACTTCAACGAGTGGTACGTGTAG